From Novosphingobium aureum:
CCAGAAGGTCGCGGGACGGATGAACAGGCGGTCGAAGGTCTTCTCGCGCGCGAAATATTCCTTGGAGAGCGGCGGGCGCTCGTAGGGGTATTCGGGCTCGCGGCCGATCACCGTGATCGTGCCCTCAAACCCGTTCTGCCGCAGCGCGATGGCGCACTGCGCCCCCCCGTGCCCGGCACCCACGATCACTACGTCCGACTTGGTCATGCCTCACCCCGTTTGTCTATCTGGCGTTCGGCGCCTCAACGACGCCGGGCCCTGTCTGGTTTCGTCCTATTCGCTCCCGAGCGCGCAGGCGATAGCCGATTG
This genomic window contains:
- a CDS encoding FAD-dependent oxidoreductase, which translates into the protein MTKSDVVIVGAGHGGAQCAIALRQNGFEGTITVIGREPEYPYERPPLSKEYFAREKTFDRLFIRPATFW